The DNA sequence CATACTGCGCACAATGCGCGGGACAGGTTCTTTTTCTATATCCCATAATTTTGTATAAGATGTGCCGAAATCACCTAATATCAATCTGTTGCTCCATTTAATTCAAGGAATGCCTGAACTTTTGACTTGGTGCTATGCCCCATATATACATCAGCATCCACATAGAGTCCACAGGGATGTCTTTTGGCCAGATAATAGGCTAAGGCCGTCTTCTGACAAAAAGACTGGGCAAAGAATACGGTAGGGACATCAGGGTTGGCTATTTTTTCCAACTCTGCATCAGCCGGGGTCTTATTCTCCATACACCTTGTCCAGCCAAAGACATGGGTGCGGGCCGGGAACAAAGTTAAAATAGAAAAGTCTCTCGGCGGTACGCCCCAGAATCCGGCCATCGGCTCACATCGAACCGGGTCATTTCTCATTGCCTTCGGCTCCAACACACTCTGCGTTATCAGCTCCATTTTTTCTACCAAAGGCAGGTCGCTCTCGCAGACCGGGTTGCCGAAACGCATCTTATCTTCGTTGCGTGTCTGAATAATCGGGATATTAAGTTCTACTTTTAAGATATCAGCAAGATAAAGGGCCCCGCTGCACTTTCCCTCGCCCACATCTATATAAATGGCATCTAAAGACATCTTCTTGGCATTGGTCAAGACCGTGCGCAAGATGGCACAATAAACCCGCGGTATATACGAAGCCGTAATCTCCAGGTCAGGTTTTACATGCAGGGCGTCAAGATCATAAATCTTTGCGCCTTCCCCTTTAAGGCGAAACATGACCTCCCTCGGAGGCATACCCACTATTCCAACGTTTCTATCCATAACATACTTTAAATACGTTATTAAATCATATTGCCTTGGGGACGAGGACCAGAACCTCGGCAAATCCGCCTGAGGTGGACTGTCCTACCACTAGACGATCTCTAAGGATTTCGAGTGGTGTTTTCTTTGCTATCGGTTCTTATCCAATACCTCGCGGATGATCTCGGCCAAATTACGCATCACAAACGGTTTCATGATAAGCGCTTGAATGCCCCCCGTTTCTTTCGTGATTCGTTCACTGTATCCACTACAAAGAATAATCGGAATATCGGGTCTTATCTTCAAGAGTTCTTTGGCCAGCATGTCACCTGTCATACGAGGCATGGTCTGATCGGTGATGATTAGATCGAATCTGTCCGGCTGTGACCGAAAGGTTTCCAGAGCCTCGATGCTGCTTGTCGTGACAACGGCCGTGTAACCCAAATATCGCAGCATCTCTCGTCCGATGTCGATCAGCGTTTCCTCATCATCTACAAACAGGATACGCTCGTTCCCCCGGGGAAGATCCCCAAACTGTGCGGTTTCTTCGCTAGGCGGCATGTCAACTCTGGGCAAATAAATATGGAATGTCGTTCCTTTTCCGGGCTCGCTATAGACGACAATCTTTCCCCCACAGCTCTGTATTATGCCGTGGATTACAGCCAATCCAAGCCCGGTTCCCTCACCTTTCTCTTTGGTAGTAAAATACGGATCGAAGATTCTTGCCATGACCGAAGGGGTCATACCACAGCCCGTGTCGGACACCGTGAGCCTCACATATGGACCAGGTTTCATGTCCGGACATTGGGCCACGCCGGCAGCATCAAGAACCACTTCTACGACGCTCACCTCCAGCACGCCTCCCCTTTCTCGCATGGCATGGGCCGAATTGGTGCAAAGATTTATCAACACCTGATTTAGTCGGGTGGGGTCAAGCAGCACCCTGCCCGAGTCCGTCCGAATGTCCTGACGAATCTCAATGGTAGCGGGTAAGGTTGACCGAAGCCACTTGAGGGCTTCTTTGGTAGCGGCGCCTATTTGCAGCACCTTTGGTTCCTGTTCGCCTTGGCGACTGAATGTGAGGATTTGCCTTACCAGGCCTGTCGCCCGTTCCGCAGCCTTGAGCACCTCATCAAGCTTGGCCTTCGCCGGACTCCCTTCCGCAATAATCAATTCGGCGAGTTCCGTATACCCGATAATGCCCGCAAGGATGTTATTGAAATCGTGGGCGATACCTCCGGCCAGCGTGCCTATGGCCTCCATCTTCTGCGCTTGTCGGAGCTGGGATTCAAGCCGCTTGCGTTCAGTTTCATCGCGGATGATGCCCTTATATCCCAGGATGCTTCCGTCCGCGGCGCGGCGAACTGTTGAGGTGAGCAAACAGTCTAACTCGGTGCCATCCTTCTTGATGAACTTCATTTCATAGTCTCTCACAGATCCTTTTTGCTCTATTTCCTGCTGAAAGCGGCGCCTATCGTCAGGGTTCACATATATCTTCAGGACGTCCATCCCTATCATCTCTTCCCTGATATAGCCGAAGAGATCAAGCGTAGCCCGGTTAACGTCAATAAACTGCCCATCCCTGCCGCTTATATAGATCGGGTCTCTAGAGTCCTCAAAAATGGTGCGGTATCTTCGCTCACTTTCCTGCAGTGCCTCCTCCGCCCGCTTTTGCTCGGTTATGTCGCGAAAAATTCCCTGCAAGCATATCCTGTCACCTAAACGGAGGAGGTTGGCCTTAATGGCCACCTCCTTGATTTCACCGGTGCTGGTGATGACCTGCGTTTCCAGAACTTGTCCCTCGCCCTCTTCGAGGTGCTTGTCGAAGGTCTCGGAAAATTTCCCTTTAACTCTGTCAGGAGGATGTAGGATGGTCTGATGTTGCCCGATCAATTCGGATTTCTCCCTGCCAACCAGTCTGGCTGCCGCATGGTTACAGTCAACGATCACGCCCGTTTTGGCGTCGGCGAGGATTATGCCATCCCGGGCTTCTTCGAACAGTCTCCTATACCTTTCTTCACTGTCCCGTAGCGCCTCCTCCGCTCGCCTGCGATCGGTGATATCTTTGGCGATCTCAATTGCCGCCATTTCTCCCGAGGCCAGCCTAAAGGGCGAGGCGCTCAATTCAATAAGTCTCCCGTTTGGCTGAAGAATCTCCTCGATCTCCGTCTTCCAATTCTCTATTGCCCTCCTCATAGGGCAATTTGCGCATGGGGCATCCCGCTCCAGGAAAACCTTGTAGCACAGGTGTCCCTCAAGTTCATCCTTGCCAATGATCTTTTTCAAATTGTCGTTGGCGTACACGACCTTGTAATCGTAGGTGGTAATGTCCACCCCATCGCCCATAGCGGGTAGTATATCCTTAAATTTGTCCCGCACCAGCCGGATATCTGCCTCCGCACCCGTGAGTTCCGAGACTTCTTTCTCCAGCTTCTTGACCCTTTGTTTCAGTTCTTCGTAGGTTGGTTTCTCAGCCGTTGAGCACACCTCCCTTGCCGTTTTTAAAAAAGCCCGAACAATGTTATGCTGATACCATGTACAGGCCTCTAACAGAGGTTAGCCCCATCTTTACTTCTTTCCGTTTACGCTCACCTTGCCGTCACGTCAGGAAACCATATGATAACCAGATACGAATTGTCAATTTGTTTGAGTAACCACTGGGAGCGCCGGTGAAATATCGACATTTGTTTACCAACACCCTGATTGCTTTTTCACCTATTTAAAATCAAATATATCATTTTCAATCTGTTTCGCAAGAGAGACTGTCCTGCTCTTTGATGATGAGGATATGGTTCTTGGTGTTGGCGAAAAGATTCTCCGGTGGTTGTGATGGTTTTATCCAGAAGCCCTTTGATATCAAAGCATCGTCTCATAAGATAAGGGAGATTTTGGAAAAGCAATAGGCTATAGTGCTCCACCCGAAATAACAACTTGCTATATATTGTGACAGCGTTAGAGTCGCAAAAATTAAAAAGGGCTACAGATTGTTCTCTGTAGCCCTCTGATTTTATTTGGCTGGGGGACGAGGATTCGAACCTCGGTAGACAGATCCAGAGTCTGCCGTCCTGCCGCTGGACGATCCCCCAACAATCTCAAATAACCATGCCTGATGCCCCGAATAATTAAGAAAAAACCGGATAAAAGTCAAGGACAAATTGGGCTCCGACCTTTAACAGCCCTGACCTTAATCAGACAGGCCGTAGCGTTTTATCTTCTCGCGGAGGGTCTTACGATCAATGCCCAGCGCCCTGGCTACCTCGGACTTGTTTCCTTTATAGCGATGCAATACGTGCGCAATATGATTGCGCTCCATATCGGAAAGGGCGTAAGAACCGGCAGAGAGTGACGGGCTGGAACCCGGCAATCCGGCATACATAAAATCATGGACGTCCAGAGTCGGCTTTTCGGTCAGGATAACCACACGTTCGAGCGTGTTTTCCAACTCCCGCACATTACCCGGCCAATTATGGTTCATCAATGACTGCAATGCCTCATCAGATATGGAAAGGCCGTCTCTTTTATACTTGGCGCCAAGTCTTTCCAGAAAATACAGGACCAATACCGGGATATCCTCCTTACGCTCGCGAAGAGGAAGGAGATATACGGGCATGACGTTCAGGCGGAAAAAAAGGTCCTCGCGAAATGCCCCGCGCTGGATGGCCCCATCGAGATTCTTGTTCGTAGCCGCGATAATACGGACATCTACTTTAATGGAACGATGGCTGCCGACCTTGGATATGGTCTTCTCTTCTACGGCCTTGAGCAGCTTGGCCTGGACATCCAGGCTGATATTGGCGATTTCATCAAAAAAGATAGTGCCGCCTTGCGCCAGCTCGAATTTGCCGATCTTGGTAGCCTCTGCACCGGTAAAGGAGCCTTTGACGTGCCCGAAGAGTTCGCTCTCAAAAAGGGTTTCCACCAGTGTTCCGCAATCCACGGCCACAAAGGGATTTTTACTGCGCTGGCTCATCTCATGGATCTGCCTGGCCACCAGTCCCTTTCCGGTTCCGCTCTCACCGGTTATAAGTACGGTGCTGTCCGTCGGCGCTATTAGTTCCATCATACGGATGATCTTGGACATCGCCTTGCCTTGATAGACAATGCGGGGCGTACCCTCTTTACTCTTAAGCTCCTGCTTCAGATAAATATTCTCCATGGCCAGGCGCCTGGTATCCATGGCCCGTTTTACCAGTATGCGAAGCTCGTCCGGTTCAAAGGGCTTTGGGAAAAAGTCATAGGCCCCGGCCTTCATGGCCTCTACCGCCAAAGGTATAGTGCCAAAGCCGGAAATAACAATTACCACCGCCTGCGGGTCCTGCTCCTTGATCTGGTTAAGCACCTCCATGCCGCCCATGTCCGGCATCCTCATATCCAGTAGAACCAGATCAAAGGAAGACTCTTCAAATGCCTTCAGACCGGACCGGCCGGTGGCAGCCGTGACCACCTCATAACCTTCCCTGGAAAGGGCATGGTAGCAGCCGTCGCGGATGGCCTCGTCATCGTCGATAATTAGTATCTTACCGCGCATCCTCATGGTTATCTTTTCCTGCCGGCAGTTGGATGATAAATGTCGTGTCCTCTCCTGGCCTGGAGTTGATCTGAATCGATCCCCCGTGCTTCCGGATGATTCCATGGCTGATGGAAAGGCCCAGTCCAGTCCCCTTGCCACGTTTTTTCGTCGTAAAGAAGGGCTCAAATATCTTATTCAGGTTTTTCTTGCTTATACCCGGCCCGGTATCTTTAAAGTACATGAAAAAGTTAGACTCTTCCTTCGAATATCCGGTCTCAATCGTTAAGGTCCCCTGCCCTTCCATGGCCTCCGCCGCATTAATCATCATATTTAAGGCCACCTGCTCCAGATTGCTGCGATTTCCCCATACCCGGGGCAGATTCTCGCCCAGCTTCATCTCTACGCGAACCGGCCTGAAGAGGATGTGGTCACGAATCAGGTCAAACATATCGAGGATAACCTGGTTGATATTCACCCACTCCCTTTCGGCCGTGTCACTGCGGCCAAAATCAAGGAGCCCGCGCACAATCATACGACAACGGGTCGCTAATCTGGAAATCTTCTCCAGACGCTGGGCCTGGGCATCGCCTTCAGGCAGGTCTTCCAGGGCCAGTTTCGCGTACATCAGTATGCCGCCCAGGGGATTATTAATCTCATGCGCCAGCTCTGCGGAAAGCTTACCCATGGCCGCAAGCCGCTCCAGATGTAGGAGCTGTTTCTCCAGCCTCTTGCGTTCACTGAAATCCCTGACAATCCCCTCATAGCCGACGACCTCACCCCTTCCATCCCTTATGGCATTACCAGTCAAAGAGACGGATATCTTGCCGCCATCCTTTTTTCTGAGGGTGAGTTCATAATTACGTATAAAACCTTCCTGCTCGATCCTTTTTCTAAAATCTTTCTCATCCTGCGGATAGTAAGATAACCGATGAATTGACCCCACGGCCAGGAGTTCCTGAGGTGAGGCATATCCAAGCAGGCCGGCGCCATGGGGATTTACAGCCAGCAATCGACCCTCCCGGTCCGCTATAAAAAGCATCTCCCGGGCATTCTCAAAAAAATGCTGGAAACTTTTATCAGAAATCTCCATCGGATCTATTCCATCGGTCAGCTTTGGGCTTTCGACCTATAGTGCAAAGCCGAAAACGGGTATCTCACAGATGGACACTATCTAATAACAAACAGGGTAAAAGTCAACTTTAACCGCTTTAAGTTAGCAGTCGAGCACAGGCAACCACGGTTATAAGCGTTTAAACTGGAGCTTCCTGACTTTTTAGAGAATTCCTATGTTTCTGAGCGAAACTTGCTGGAGCAGTCCGCCTGAGGCGGATCGAGGGATAGCGGGAAGGGGAAAGTCCGCCTTAGGCGGAAAGGGGCAAACGTTCCCCGCCTGCGACTCCCGAAAGGGTCGCTGCGCAAGCCGTGAAGCGAAGAGACGAGGGGTTCCCTAAAGAAACGCAGAATTGCCGGTAGATTATAGTATTATGAGAATACTTCTTAAAAAAATCAGAGAACTCCAGGCGCTTAAAAACTTGACACCTTCTTGCCCAGGTGTTAAATAATGCTCACGGTAAAAATCGGGACGTAGCGCAGCTTGGTAGCGCACCTGAATGGGGTTCAGGGGGCCGGAGGTTCAAATCCTCTCGTCCCGACCAGATTTTTCGAAAAGCGGCCTATCTGATGGATAGGCCGCTTTCTTTTTGTGCTTTCAGGGGTTGGCTATCTCTGGCTGGATGTCCGGCCTACGGTCGGCCTAAGGCCGAGCCTTAGCCTTGGGCTCGAACAGGAGACAGGATATTCCTGAGCTTGCTTGCACTACTGCCGACGGGAATTCCTGGCTTTTGAAATTCATGGCCCGACACCCATGCGGGAAGTTTTTATCCCAGGTCACATAATAGTGCTTGCACTTATGGCAGTCGATCATATTTCAGAATACGGAATTCAGGAGCCAGAAGTCAGAAAACATTCGAACGACTCGAACAATTAGAACGCCTGTAAGACGTTAGGTGTTTGAAACAGTCCTACATTCAGAAAAGGCTATTAATCTGGAACTCACAACCCCATGAAAAGAAGATACAAAAATCTCACTTCAATTTGGAACTCATGAACTCATGAAAAACAGAGCAACCAGAGGCCGAACTGTTGAAAATCAATTTCTCAAAAATACTTTCCTGATTTCCTGAGTTCCTGATTAAAACGCCTTCCTGAATTCCTGATTTGATATGTTTCTTTGCACTTTTTATCATGCATTTTCAAAACGCTAAATTGTTACGAACGCTTGAAGGCCAATTACTGATCGCCGGGAGGGGTATAGTCAGGCGTGGCCGAGACATGACCTGATATTCTGACCGATCTCCCGAACCCTGGATAATACCTCTCCTTCGTTTACAGTCTTGATAATCCCGTTCTCCATGATGACCCGGCCGTTTATCACCGAAGAAATCACATCCGCGCCGTTTACGGCATAGACCAGGTGCGAGTACAGGTTATAGACCGGCGTCAGATGGGGCTTATTCATATCTATAACAATGATGTCCGCCTTCTTGCCGACCTCGATACTTCCGATCTTTCTACCGGACCTGAGAACCCTTGCTCCATTAGTAGTAGCCATGTGCACCGCCGTTCTGGCATCTATAACCGTGGGATCCAGGCAATAGACCTTGTGCAGTTTGGCCATGGTGTCTATCTCCTGAAAAAGGTCCAGGTTATTGTTACTGGCGCACCCATCCGTGCCTATGCCTACGGTTATGCCCGCTTCCAGGAGCTGCGGCACCGGCGCCACCCCCGAGGCCAGTTTCATGTTGCTCTCCGGGCAATGGACGACCTTTACCCTGTTCTCAGCCAATGCCTCTATATCCGCCTTATCCAACACTACACAATGGTTGGCCACCAGATGCTCATCCAGAAGCCCCAGTTCCTTCAGATGAATGACCGGTGAATGCCTGTACCGGGCCCGGATAGCCTCTACTTCGCTTTTGGTCTCAGCCAGGTGGATAACGATAGGCACGTCGTATAGCACAGCCAGGTCTTTGGCCCGCTGAAGGAGGTCCGGCGAACAGGTATAGGTGGCATGGGGATCGATGGTAATAGAGATAAGAGGGTGTCCCTTCCACTTGAGAATGAGTTCTTCTGTATATTTGAAGCCGTTTTCCAGTTCGCCGTAATTGGGCGAAGGAAAATCAAATAATCCCTCGCCGATCCAGGCCCGGAGACCGGCCTTGGCCGCGGCCTGAGCCACCTGATCCGTAAAGAGGTACATATCACAAAAGGTGGTGGTTCCGGAGCGTATCATCTCCACACAAGCCAGAAGGGTTGCCCAATAGACCACATCCGCGTTCATCTTACGCTCGGCCGGAAAGATATAATCATTGAGCCAGGTCATAAGGGGCAGGTCATCGGCCAACCCCCGGAAGCAGGTCATGGCCGCGTGGGTATGGCAGTTGATAAGACCGGGCATAATCACCCCGCCCCGGGCCTCCAGTACACGCCCTGCCTTTACTGAACCGGCAATTAGCGGCCCCGGACCCACGGCAATAATGCTGTCATCCTTTATAGCCACGGCCCCGTCTTCAATAATTTCCCCGTCGGGATTAAGGGTAAGTACCGTACCCCCGCTAATGACCAGGTCAGCCGCTATTTTATCGTTACCACCGCTCATATAGTTTCCCTTCATGTATTGTTAAGTATTGTCAAAAATAAACCACAGAGGACGCAGAGTTTTTAAAATTTAAAATTCTTTTTCTCTGCGCTCTGTGGTTAATCTTTCATGGCCTTGAGCAGTCTCGAAACCAGAAGGACAAGGTTTGGCTCCGCCTTACCGGCAGTAGCAATAACATCTTCTAAATGGATAGGCTGCATACACTCAGGGAGATTCACATTGGCAATGACAGAGACGGCAAAGACCTTGATCCCGGCGTGGTTGGCTGCTATAACCTCCGGCACCGTGGACATGCCGACCGCATCCGCGCCGATCATGCGCAAAAAACGGGTCTCGGCCGGGGTCTCCAGGCTGGGGCCGGAAACCGCCACATAGACGCCCTTTTGTACGGGGAGGCCGGATGCCAGGGCCACCTCCTCCGCCTTAGCACAGAGAGCCCGATCATAAGGCACCGACATATCCGGAAAGCGCACCCCCCACTCATCCACATTGGGTCCGCTTAAAGGATTTACTCCCATGAGATTGATGTGGTCACGGATAATCATGAGGTCTCCGGGCTTAAAGACCGGATTTAGTCCTCCGGCGGCGTTTGACAAGATCAATGTCCTGACGCCCAGGGCGGCCAGTACCCGCACCGGAAAGGTGACCTCCTCCAGAGAGTAGCCCTCGTAAAAATGGAAACGCCCCTGAAAGGCCAGGACCGCCTGGCCGCCCAGATGCCCGGTTATCAACTGCCCGGCATGGCTCTCCACGGTAGATTCAGGAAAATGCGGGATGTCATGGTATGGGATGATCTTGTGCTTCTCAATCCGGTCCGCCAGACCGCCTAAGCCGGTTCCCAGAATAATACCGACTGTGGGCTTTAAATCCAGACCATCCGCTAAAAAGCGTGCAGCCTTCTCAATTTTTTTACGGTATTCAGATACGGTCACGGCAGTGCATGTCCCTCCGTAATGCAATATTGAAAATTTACCGCTCGAAGATACGCCGAAGGCGTGAGAGGCCGCCAAGAACGCTGAGATAACATATTTAATGGTTTACAGTTTTTCTCTGCGAACTCTGCCTGGAATCTTATAAGGACATAAATGTAGCCAATATCACCAGGGAAAGCAACTGCAAATAGGGAGTGTATAATGTTTCTTTTCAGGAACTATGCGCTTGGACAACGGATAAACTTCAAACATTACACCAGGCCTCTAGAGACATACAGATTCAGAAACATTATAGTACCGAATAGTACCGAACCAGACCTGCCCTCCTGCCAATAACGATGCCCATCCTGATGTTTTCTTTGGCCAGGCTGTCTCAAAATTCTCCATACCCATACTATTTCATCTTGGAATATCCATCAATTCCTGATATAAAATCAAACAATATAATTATACTGAGCCGATAATTTTCCAAATAACAACGTGGCGTGCGCGGTTCAGTTCAACTATACTTTTTACGGTCGGCTTCGCGCCGTAAAAACTCTTATTCGTTAGCATATCTGATTGAGCAAAAAGGAGGATCAATGCGCCACTTAATCATGATTAATTTTTTATTCGTG is a window from the Desulfovibrionales bacterium genome containing:
- a CDS encoding PAS domain S-box protein; this encodes MCSTAEKPTYEELKQRVKKLEKEVSELTGAEADIRLVRDKFKDILPAMGDGVDITTYDYKVVYANDNLKKIIGKDELEGHLCYKVFLERDAPCANCPMRRAIENWKTEIEEILQPNGRLIELSASPFRLASGEMAAIEIAKDITDRRRAEEALRDSEERYRRLFEEARDGIILADAKTGVIVDCNHAAARLVGREKSELIGQHQTILHPPDRVKGKFSETFDKHLEEGEGQVLETQVITSTGEIKEVAIKANLLRLGDRICLQGIFRDITEQKRAEEALQESERRYRTIFEDSRDPIYISGRDGQFIDVNRATLDLFGYIREEMIGMDVLKIYVNPDDRRRFQQEIEQKGSVRDYEMKFIKKDGTELDCLLTSTVRRAADGSILGYKGIIRDETERKRLESQLRQAQKMEAIGTLAGGIAHDFNNILAGIIGYTELAELIIAEGSPAKAKLDEVLKAAERATGLVRQILTFSRQGEQEPKVLQIGAATKEALKWLRSTLPATIEIRQDIRTDSGRVLLDPTRLNQVLINLCTNSAHAMRERGGVLEVSVVEVVLDAAGVAQCPDMKPGPYVRLTVSDTGCGMTPSVMARIFDPYFTTKEKGEGTGLGLAVIHGIIQSCGGKIVVYSEPGKGTTFHIYLPRVDMPPSEETAQFGDLPRGNERILFVDDEETLIDIGREMLRYLGYTAVVTTSSIEALETFRSQPDRFDLIITDQTMPRMTGDMLAKELLKIRPDIPIILCSGYSERITKETGGIQALIMKPFVMRNLAEIIREVLDKNR
- a CDS encoding sigma-54 dependent transcriptional regulator; this encodes MRGKILIIDDDEAIRDGCYHALSREGYEVVTAATGRSGLKAFEESSFDLVLLDMRMPDMGGMEVLNQIKEQDPQAVVIVISGFGTIPLAVEAMKAGAYDFFPKPFEPDELRILVKRAMDTRRLAMENIYLKQELKSKEGTPRIVYQGKAMSKIIRMMELIAPTDSTVLITGESGTGKGLVARQIHEMSQRSKNPFVAVDCGTLVETLFESELFGHVKGSFTGAEATKIGKFELAQGGTIFFDEIANISLDVQAKLLKAVEEKTISKVGSHRSIKVDVRIIAATNKNLDGAIQRGAFREDLFFRLNVMPVYLLPLRERKEDIPVLVLYFLERLGAKYKRDGLSISDEALQSLMNHNWPGNVRELENTLERVVILTEKPTLDVHDFMYAGLPGSSPSLSAGSYALSDMERNHIAHVLHRYKGNKSEVARALGIDRKTLREKIKRYGLSD
- a CDS encoding ATP-binding protein encodes the protein MEISDKSFQHFFENAREMLFIADREGRLLAVNPHGAGLLGYASPQELLAVGSIHRLSYYPQDEKDFRKRIEQEGFIRNYELTLRKKDGGKISVSLTGNAIRDGRGEVVGYEGIVRDFSERKRLEKQLLHLERLAAMGKLSAELAHEINNPLGGILMYAKLALEDLPEGDAQAQRLEKISRLATRCRMIVRGLLDFGRSDTAEREWVNINQVILDMFDLIRDHILFRPVRVEMKLGENLPRVWGNRSNLEQVALNMMINAAEAMEGQGTLTIETGYSKEESNFFMYFKDTGPGISKKNLNKIFEPFFTTKKRGKGTGLGLSISHGIIRKHGGSIQINSRPGEDTTFIIQLPAGKDNHEDAR
- a CDS encoding amidohydrolase, with product MSGGNDKIAADLVISGGTVLTLNPDGEIIEDGAVAIKDDSIIAVGPGPLIAGSVKAGRVLEARGGVIMPGLINCHTHAAMTCFRGLADDLPLMTWLNDYIFPAERKMNADVVYWATLLACVEMIRSGTTTFCDMYLFTDQVAQAAAKAGLRAWIGEGLFDFPSPNYGELENGFKYTEELILKWKGHPLISITIDPHATYTCSPDLLQRAKDLAVLYDVPIVIHLAETKSEVEAIRARYRHSPVIHLKELGLLDEHLVANHCVVLDKADIEALAENRVKVVHCPESNMKLASGVAPVPQLLEAGITVGIGTDGCASNNNLDLFQEIDTMAKLHKVYCLDPTVIDARTAVHMATTNGARVLRSGRKIGSIEVGKKADIIVIDMNKPHLTPVYNLYSHLVYAVNGADVISSVINGRVIMENGIIKTVNEGEVLSRVREIGQNIRSCLGHA
- a CDS encoding purine-nucleoside phosphorylase, giving the protein MTVSEYRKKIEKAARFLADGLDLKPTVGIILGTGLGGLADRIEKHKIIPYHDIPHFPESTVESHAGQLITGHLGGQAVLAFQGRFHFYEGYSLEEVTFPVRVLAALGVRTLILSNAAGGLNPVFKPGDLMIIRDHINLMGVNPLSGPNVDEWGVRFPDMSVPYDRALCAKAEEVALASGLPVQKGVYVAVSGPSLETPAETRFLRMIGADAVGMSTVPEVIAANHAGIKVFAVSVIANVNLPECMQPIHLEDVIATAGKAEPNLVLLVSRLLKAMKD